The genomic DNA GGTCCCGCGATCCGCCGCCAGCTCGGGGGCGTCCGGCAGCTTCGGGTCGCTCACCAGGCCCCAGGCGGCCAGGGCGAGGATCGCCGAGAGGCCGAGATAGAGCCGGATCTGCGTTCCGCCCGGCGCGCGTCCGGCCGGCTGAAAGCTCTGCGGCTTGGCATAACTCATTTGAGATCTCCTCATCCGAAGCTTGGACCTGTCCTTGGCTTGGCATTGCAGGCGAGTCGAGTCTTGGAAGAGAAATGCAACGTGCCGCCGCGCAGCGCAAACGACGAATCCCTATAGGTCAGGTCAGAAAATCTAATGCGACAACAGAGCAGGTCTTCAGCCTGCAGGGCCGAGCGTTCCGTCTCCGCCGGGTGGGGGCCGCCGTCCGCTTGACGGCGGCCCCTCGAAGGACGCGGGCTCGGCCCGGCGTCTCAGTCGGTGTGGATCAGCCAGGTCGTCCGGTACCTCTTGATCTGGCCCTCCTGCAGCCGCGACCAGTAGGACGCGAGCTCCTGCTTCACCACCGGGAAGAGGATGTAGAGCCCGATAATGTTGGCGACCGCCATGGCGAAGATCGCGGAGTCGGAGAAGTCGACCACGGGGCCGAGGCTCATGGAGGAGCCGATGACCACGAAGATGCAGAAGATCACCTTAAAGACGAGCTCGATCTTCTGCCCCTCGCCGAAGAGGTAGGTCCAGCACTTCACCCCGTAGTAGGACCAGGAGATCATGGTCGAGAAGGCGAAGAGCACCACCGCCAGGGCGAGGACGTAGGGGAACCAGGGGAAGACGCTCTCGAAGGCGGAGGAGGTGAGCTCGACGCCGCTCATCCCGGCCTCGTTGGAATAGGAGCCGGTGATGACGATGACCAGCGCGGTCATGGTGCAGATCACCACGGTGTCGATGAAGGGCTCGTGCAGGGCGACCAGACCTTCGGTGATCGGCTCTTTGGTGCGCACCGCCGAATGGGCGATCGAGGCCGAGCCGACGCCGGCCTCGTTGGAGAAGGCGGCCCGCTTGAAGCCCTGGATCAGGGCCCCGATGGCCCCGCCGGCCACGCCTTCCGGGCTGAAGGCGCCGACGAAGATGGCGCCGAAGGCCGCCGGCACCTCGGTGATGTTGGCGAGGATGATGATCACCGCCGCGGTGCAGTAGACCACGGCCATGAAGGGCACGACCTTCTCGGTCACGCGGGCGATCGACTTGATGCCGCCGATGATCACGGCGCCGACGATCCCGGCGACGATCAGGCCGAAGAGCCAGCCCTTGTCGGCCATGAAGCCGGTCTCGCCGCCGGTGATGTTGACGATCTGCTGGAAGGACTGGTTGGCCTGGAACATGTTGCCGCCGCCGAGCGCGCCGGCGATGCAGCAGACCGCGAAGAAGACCGCCAGGAACTTGCCGAGCCCGGCCATGTTCTTCTCGGCCAGGCCCTTGCTCAGGTAGTACATCGGCCCGCCGGAGACCGAGCCGTCGGCGTACTCGTTGCGGTACTTCACGCCCAGGGTGCACTCGGCGAACTTCAGCGACATGCCCATGATGCCGGCCAGGATCATCCAGAAGGTCGCGCCCGGCCCGCCGATGGAAAC from Kiloniellales bacterium includes the following:
- a CDS encoding alanine/glycine:cation symporter family protein — translated: MKKLIAAALLALFWTPAALAQETQERGIDTAINEAIAPISNFIVGIIFYSVPVFGVQFPLIVMWLVIAAAIATVYFNFISFRAFKHAMQLIRGDYADPKDAGEVSHFQALATALSGTVGLGNIAGVAIAVSIGGPGATFWMILAGIMGMSLKFAECTLGVKYRNEYADGSVSGGPMYYLSKGLAEKNMAGLGKFLAVFFAVCCIAGALGGGNMFQANQSFQQIVNITGGETGFMADKGWLFGLIVAGIVGAVIIGGIKSIARVTEKVVPFMAVVYCTAAVIIILANITEVPAAFGAIFVGAFSPEGVAGGAIGALIQGFKRAAFSNEAGVGSASIAHSAVRTKEPITEGLVALHEPFIDTVVICTMTALVIVITGSYSNEAGMSGVELTSSAFESVFPWFPYVLALAVVLFAFSTMISWSYYGVKCWTYLFGEGQKIELVFKVIFCIFVVIGSSMSLGPVVDFSDSAIFAMAVANIIGLYILFPVVKQELASYWSRLQEGQIKRYRTTWLIHTD